Sequence from the Bos javanicus breed banteng chromosome 11, ARS-OSU_banteng_1.0, whole genome shotgun sequence genome:
GGGTCCTTTCCAATGACGGACATTAACCAGACTGTCAAATCCTGGGGAGTCGCGAGCCCCGagtttggagttttttttttcccccacaacgTCACAGTCCGAACTGCAGAGGGAAAGGACAGCGGCAGGAAGGCGAAGCCCCGGCTCCTCGCACGTAGTTGGGAAACTTGCAGGTCCTAGAAGTCGCCTCCCCGCCTCGCCGGCCGCCCTTGCAGCCCGGAGCCGAGCAGCAAAGTGAGACATTGTGCGCCTGCCAGATCCGCCGGCCGCGGACCGGGGCTGCCTCGGAAACACAGAGGGGTCTTCTCTCGCCCTGCATATAATTAGCCTGCACACAAAGGGAGCAGCTGAATGGAGGTTGTCACTCTCTGGAAAAGGGTGGGTAAGAcactttttaattaaattctttcccgaagattttttttttttttcctcccttttctttgcTGCAGCATCTAACATGGACCAAATCACCATCTCTTTGATCTTTTTCCGTGGCTGTGAACTTTCTATGCTGCCCAGCTTTCTGCATGCTTAGAGGTGAACGTGTGGCTTTGGGGAGTAGGGGGGGGGGAAGTCCTGctttatttcaatatatttatttgattgttgcccttttctcccccctcccctgctccccctccCTCGGAATAAAATATGATGTAGATTTCTGACCGAGCGCTTCCAATGGACATTCTCCAGCCTCTCTGGAAAGATTCTCGCTAATGGATTTCCTGCTGCTCGGTCTCTGTCTACACTGGCTGCTGAGGAGGCCCTCGGGGGTGGTCTTGTGTTTGCTGGGGGCCTGCTTTCAGATGCTGCCCGCCGCCCCCAGCGGGTGCCCGCAGCTGTGCCGGTGCGAGGGGCGGCTGCTGTACTGCGAGGCGCTCAACCTCACCGAGGCGCCCCACAACCTGTCCGGCCTGCTGGGCTTGTCCCTGCGCTACAACAGCCTCTCGGAGCTGCGCGCCGGCCAGTTCACGGGGTTAATGCAGCTCACGTGGCTCTATCTGGATCACAATCACATCTGCTCGGTGCAGGGGGACGCCTTTCAGAAACTGCGCCGAGTTAAGGAACTCACCCTGAGTTCCAACCAGATCACCCAGCTGGCCAATACCACCTTCCGGCCCATGCCCAACCTGCGCAGCGTGGACCTCTCGTACAACAAGCTGCAGGCGCTGGCGCCCGACCTCTTCCATGGGCTGCGGAAGCTCACTACGCTGCACATGCGGGCCAATGCCATCCAGTTCGTGCCCGTGCGCATCTTCCAGGACTGCCGCAGCCTCAAGTTTCTCGACATCGGATACAATCAGCTCAAGAGTCTGGCGCGCAACTCTTTCGCCGGCTTGTTCAAGCTCACCGAACTGCACCTGGAGCACAACGATTTGGTCAAGGTGAACTTCGCCCACTTCCCGCGCCTCATTTCCCTGCACTCGCTCTGCCTGAGGAGGAACAAGGTGGCCATTGTGGTCAGCTCGCTGGACTGGGTGTGGAACCTGGAGAAAATGGACCTGTCGGGCAACGAGATCGAGTACATGGAGCCCCACGTGTTCGAGACCGTGCCGCACCTCCAGTCCCTGCAGCTGGACTCCAACCGCCTCACCTACGTCGAGCCCCGGATCCTCAACTCCTGGAAGTCACTGACCAGCATCACCCTGGCCGGGAACCTCTGGGACTGTGGGCGCAACGTGTGCGCCCTGGCCTCCTGGCTCAGCAACTTCCAGGGGCGCTACGATGGCAACTTGCAGTGCGCCAGCCCCGAGTACGCGCAGGGCGAGGACGTCCTGGACGCCGTGTACGCGTTCCACCTGTGTGAGGAGGGAGCCGAGCCCACCAGCGGCCACCTGCTCTCGGCCGTCACCAACCGCAGCGACTTGGGGTCCCCCGCCGGCCCGGCCACCACACTCGCTGACGACAGGGAGGGGCAGCCCGACAGCACGCCCGAGCCTGTCACCGTGGCTCTCCCCGGCGAACACGCCGAGAATGCCGTGCAGATCCACAAGGTGGTCACCGGCACCATGGCCCTCATTTTCTCCTTCCTCATCGTGGTCTTGGTGCTCTATGTCTCCTGGAAGTGTTTCCCAGCCAGCCTCAGGCAGCTCAGACAGTGCTTTGTCACGCAGCGCAGGAagcaaaagcagaaacagaccaTGCATCAGATGGCTGCCATGTCTGCCCAGGAATACTACGTTGATTACAAACCGAACCACATTGAGGGAGCCCTGGTCATCATCAACGAGTATGGCTCGTGTACCTGCCACCAGCAGCCCGCGAGAGAATGCGAGGTGTGATTGCCCTAGAGACTCTCAACCCGTGCGCTACCAAATATGCCTGGACAACCGGGGCGGGCCGGCGAGTGCCAGGCTGGGGTCTGTGCTCTGATACGCTCCTTGACTGAAACTGTAAGGGGATCACTCCCAGAGACTTGACATTTTAGCTTtattgtgtctttaaaaaaaaaaaaaaaaatgagatcaaaCACAACAAAACCCCACCCCACAACCTTCAGGACAGTCTATCTTAAAATTTCATATGAAAACTCCTTCCTCCCTTTGAAGATCTGTCCATATTCAGGAATCTGAGAGTGTAAAAAGGTAccaatcattgatttttttttttttgtaaacttaaaatgtttaaaataaaatagcatttacAGTTTTTACAGACT
This genomic interval carries:
- the LRRTM1 gene encoding leucine-rich repeat transmembrane neuronal protein 1, whose protein sequence is MDFLLLGLCLHWLLRRPSGVVLCLLGACFQMLPAAPSGCPQLCRCEGRLLYCEALNLTEAPHNLSGLLGLSLRYNSLSELRAGQFTGLMQLTWLYLDHNHICSVQGDAFQKLRRVKELTLSSNQITQLANTTFRPMPNLRSVDLSYNKLQALAPDLFHGLRKLTTLHMRANAIQFVPVRIFQDCRSLKFLDIGYNQLKSLARNSFAGLFKLTELHLEHNDLVKVNFAHFPRLISLHSLCLRRNKVAIVVSSLDWVWNLEKMDLSGNEIEYMEPHVFETVPHLQSLQLDSNRLTYVEPRILNSWKSLTSITLAGNLWDCGRNVCALASWLSNFQGRYDGNLQCASPEYAQGEDVLDAVYAFHLCEEGAEPTSGHLLSAVTNRSDLGSPAGPATTLADDREGQPDSTPEPVTVALPGEHAENAVQIHKVVTGTMALIFSFLIVVLVLYVSWKCFPASLRQLRQCFVTQRRKQKQKQTMHQMAAMSAQEYYVDYKPNHIEGALVIINEYGSCTCHQQPARECEV